The following are encoded together in the Streptomyces sp. NBC_00358 genome:
- a CDS encoding non-ribosomal peptide synthetase, whose protein sequence is MIPLSFAQQRLWFIAQMEGPSTTYNIPLAVRLSGELDHDALRSAVVDVIGRHESLRTLFPDQDGTPYQHILAEEEVEFDLPVVPATGETLAAVLADQSAQVFHLAVDLPVRARLIALGEREHVLLVVMHHIVSDGGSTAPLLADLAAAYGARTQGQVPDWEPLPVQYADYTLWQQELLGEADDPESAGSRQLAFWQEALADLPEEATLPADRPRPATASYHGATCTDHLPADPHTALTHLARESGATLFMALQAAVATVLSRSGAGLDIPVGSPVSGRIDEALDGLVGFFVNTLVLRTDLSGDPSFRDLLGRVRGTDLAAWNHQDLPFDRLVEVLNPERSASRHPLFQVMLTLGEAGSDAVGFPGLDARTEYSELQIAKFDLTFGFAEHRTRDGRPNGLDITIEYATDLYDARTIDALMARLRRLLESVLTSPDTPLSVLDLLGEHERRQLLDEWAGAVTGAPDASLAELFSAQAVRTPDAVAMVDEYQDFTYGELDELTNRLAHHLINLGIRRGDVVAVLMERSAGLLTALLAVVKAGAVYAPLNTTDPDTRLVQILADTAAPVLLTDEALADHPVAAATTARLVVLDDSTVPEGLPVTAPVSGVHPDEPVYAMFTSGSTGVPKGVAVTHRNVADLAAQSRYAGGAHRRVLFHSPAAFDASTYEIWVPWLNGGTLVVAPPGHLDPAGYGRLIDTHGITSVWLTAGLFRVMAEEAPEAFAGVREVWSGGDVVPPEAVRRIHEYCPDTTVVNGYGPTETTTFAATHRIRRPFDYPGTVPIGEALDNHRLYVLDPALRLVPPGTPGELYIAGAGLAQGYLNRPSLTAERFVADPFPGTAGGRMYRTGDLVRWSHEGSLEYLGRADQQVKLRGFRIEPGEIESALTAHAAVAQATVIVREDRPGDKRLVAYLVAAQDVRPDVEEVQREISSTLPEYMVPSAFVVLDALPLTTNGKIDRRALPAPRQSTDSAGRAARTPAEEVLCGLFAAVLGLPSATVDDHFFHRGGHSLLATRLISRIRAVWDADITIRDLFQYPTVALLAERLTAASGDTRRPALTPQDRPERVPLSSAQQRLWFLDQLEGPSATYNIPMALRLTGSLDAEALRQALGDLVARHESLRTLYPVHENKPYQHILPGGPVELSCVAAAEEDLAGLLGAEASRTFNLAGELPFRARLFKLGGQAHVLSLVIHHIASDGWSNAPLFRDLAAAYEARTGGQAPEWEPLPVQYADYALWQQKVMEEEEERQLEHWRRALAELPEEATLPADRARPASPSNRGTTHTVHGDAGLHQKLTALAQDTGATVFMVAQAAVATLLSRSGAGQDIPLGSPVAGRTDQKLDDLVGFFVNTLVLRTDLSGNPGFRELLTRVRESDLAAWAHQDLPFDRLVEILNPERTTARHPLFQVMLTVGDTSTEAPRLGDLEGEFAFPSASVAKFDLTFAFAEHRGADGEPGGLDITVEYATDLYDARTIEAAADRLVRLLQAAVTDPELPLSELGLLSEGERERVLDWSGVPTRAPVLGLDGLFAGQAARTPDSLALVFEEQRLTYAELDVWSNRLARHLTTRGVTPGSLVALHLERSPHLIATILAVLKAGAGYTVLDPQFPADRLTTVLGQTRPSALVTQTHLTALPTAAPLVDLTVDAAVISALSGTPVETGGHPEATACVMFTSGSTGVPKGVAASHRALAATFIGPDYLHFGPEQTYLQSSPVSWDAFALEVFGPLLHGGVCVLQPGQPTDPHQIAELVERHGVTTLQMSASLFNHMLDEHPAVFSRVREAMTAGEAASPAHTAKALADHPHLHLVNGYGPAESMGFTTAHTITASAPAIPIGRPIAGKHSYVLDENLRLLPPGVPGELYVAGHGLAHGYIGQPVLSAERFVANPYGAPGSRMYRTGDLARWSQEGALEYLGRADQQIKLRGFRIEPGEIESALLRHPSVAQCAVMIREDRPGDKRLVAYVVAAEAPVDLSELRRHAAAALPEYMVPAAIVALDSLPLTVNGKLDRRALPEPPRAEATGGRSPRTPAEEILCGLYAAVLGVPSVTIDDHFFHLGGHSLLATRLIGRIRAVWDTPVTIRDLFQYPTPALLAEHIAENAGGNPLETLLPIRAASGEPPLFCVHPVSGMSWCYAGLLRHLDERPLIGLQARELTDPALRPGSMAEMADTYVAEIRSVQPHGPYHLMGWSFGGLVAHAIAARLEELGEEVALLGLLDAYPLPEGFTAPVVDGREVLTAFLGTRGARLDAACADSAPDPAELAELLRREDPILGALDPVQAAAVVEATAAHLEMRYRYVPERRFGGNAVFFNASRTPAAQSGAGSWAPYVLGRIEEYDVDCEHWEMTGAEPLREIGKVLGEQLRGVRQ, encoded by the coding sequence GTGATCCCCTTGTCCTTCGCCCAGCAGCGTCTGTGGTTCATCGCACAGATGGAGGGCCCTTCGACGACGTACAACATTCCGCTGGCCGTCCGGCTGTCCGGCGAACTCGACCACGATGCCCTCCGGTCGGCCGTCGTCGACGTGATCGGCCGGCACGAGAGCCTGCGGACGCTCTTCCCGGACCAGGACGGCACGCCGTACCAGCACATCCTGGCCGAGGAGGAGGTGGAGTTCGACCTGCCGGTGGTCCCGGCCACCGGTGAGACCCTGGCGGCCGTCCTCGCCGATCAGTCCGCGCAGGTCTTCCACCTCGCGGTGGACCTGCCGGTGCGGGCGCGACTGATCGCGCTCGGCGAGCGGGAGCACGTACTGCTGGTGGTGATGCACCACATCGTCTCCGACGGCGGTTCGACCGCCCCGCTGCTCGCCGACCTGGCCGCCGCCTACGGGGCGCGCACCCAGGGCCAGGTGCCCGACTGGGAGCCGCTGCCCGTCCAGTACGCCGACTACACGCTGTGGCAGCAGGAGCTGCTCGGCGAGGCGGACGACCCGGAGAGTGCCGGCTCCAGGCAACTCGCCTTCTGGCAGGAGGCGTTGGCCGACCTGCCCGAAGAGGCCACGCTCCCCGCCGACCGTCCCCGGCCGGCCACCGCCTCGTACCACGGCGCCACCTGCACCGACCACCTGCCGGCCGACCCGCACACCGCGTTGACGCACCTGGCGCGGGAGTCGGGGGCCACCCTGTTCATGGCGCTGCAGGCGGCGGTCGCGACCGTGCTGTCCCGGTCCGGCGCCGGCCTCGACATCCCGGTCGGCTCGCCGGTCTCCGGACGCATCGACGAGGCCCTGGACGGCCTGGTCGGATTCTTCGTCAACACCCTCGTCCTGCGGACCGACCTGAGCGGCGACCCGAGCTTCCGGGACCTGCTCGGCCGGGTCCGGGGGACCGACCTGGCCGCGTGGAACCACCAGGACCTGCCCTTCGACCGGCTGGTGGAGGTCCTCAACCCCGAGCGGTCCGCGTCCCGGCACCCCCTGTTCCAGGTGATGCTGACCCTCGGCGAGGCCGGTTCGGACGCGGTCGGCTTCCCCGGCCTGGACGCCCGGACCGAGTACAGCGAGCTGCAGATCGCCAAGTTCGACCTGACCTTCGGGTTCGCCGAGCACCGCACCCGCGACGGGCGGCCCAACGGCCTGGACATCACCATCGAGTACGCCACCGACCTGTACGACGCCCGTACGATCGACGCCCTCATGGCGCGGCTGCGGCGGCTCCTGGAGTCGGTGCTCACCTCGCCGGACACGCCGCTGTCCGTCCTGGACCTGCTCGGCGAGCACGAGCGCCGGCAGCTCCTCGACGAGTGGGCGGGCGCGGTCACCGGCGCCCCGGACGCGAGCCTGGCCGAGTTGTTCTCGGCACAGGCCGTCCGCACCCCGGACGCGGTCGCGATGGTCGACGAGTACCAGGACTTCACCTACGGCGAACTGGACGAGCTCACCAACCGGCTCGCCCACCATCTGATCAACCTCGGCATCCGGCGCGGTGACGTGGTCGCCGTCCTGATGGAACGCTCGGCCGGGCTGCTCACCGCGCTGCTGGCGGTGGTGAAGGCGGGGGCGGTGTACGCCCCGCTGAACACCACCGACCCGGACACCCGGCTGGTCCAGATCCTCGCCGACACCGCGGCGCCCGTACTGCTCACCGACGAGGCGCTGGCCGACCACCCGGTGGCCGCCGCGACCACCGCCCGCCTCGTCGTCCTCGACGACTCCACGGTCCCGGAGGGCCTGCCGGTCACCGCGCCGGTGTCCGGCGTCCACCCGGACGAGCCGGTGTACGCCATGTTCACCTCGGGCTCGACCGGCGTCCCGAAGGGCGTGGCCGTCACCCACCGCAACGTCGCCGACCTGGCCGCGCAGAGCAGGTACGCGGGCGGTGCCCACCGCCGGGTGCTGTTCCACTCGCCGGCCGCGTTCGACGCGTCGACGTACGAGATATGGGTCCCCTGGCTCAACGGCGGCACCCTCGTCGTCGCTCCCCCCGGACACCTCGACCCGGCGGGCTACGGCCGGCTGATCGACACCCACGGGATCACGAGCGTGTGGCTGACCGCGGGCCTGTTCCGGGTGATGGCCGAGGAGGCGCCGGAGGCCTTCGCCGGGGTCCGGGAGGTGTGGTCGGGCGGTGACGTCGTCCCGCCCGAGGCGGTGCGGCGGATCCATGAGTACTGCCCGGACACGACCGTCGTCAACGGCTACGGCCCGACCGAGACCACCACCTTCGCCGCCACCCACCGCATCCGCCGCCCCTTCGACTACCCCGGCACCGTCCCGATCGGCGAGGCCCTCGACAACCACCGGCTCTACGTCCTCGACCCCGCCCTGCGCCTGGTGCCGCCCGGTACCCCGGGTGAGCTGTACATCGCGGGCGCGGGTCTGGCACAGGGCTACCTCAACCGGCCGTCGCTCACCGCGGAACGCTTCGTCGCCGACCCGTTCCCCGGTACGGCCGGCGGGCGGATGTACCGGACCGGGGACCTGGTCCGCTGGAGCCACGAGGGCTCGCTGGAGTACCTGGGCCGGGCCGACCAGCAGGTCAAGCTGCGCGGATTCCGGATCGAACCGGGCGAGATCGAGAGCGCGTTGACCGCCCACGCGGCCGTCGCCCAGGCCACCGTGATCGTCCGCGAGGACCGCCCCGGCGACAAGCGCCTCGTCGCCTACCTGGTCGCGGCGCAGGACGTACGGCCGGACGTCGAGGAGGTGCAGCGGGAGATCTCGTCCACGCTGCCGGAGTACATGGTCCCGTCGGCGTTCGTCGTCCTCGACGCGCTGCCGCTGACGACCAACGGCAAGATCGACCGGCGTGCGCTGCCCGCGCCCCGGCAGAGCACGGACAGCGCCGGCCGGGCAGCCCGTACACCCGCCGAGGAGGTGCTGTGCGGCCTGTTCGCGGCCGTCCTCGGGCTGCCGTCGGCCACCGTCGACGACCACTTCTTCCACCGCGGCGGTCACTCCCTGCTCGCCACCCGGCTCATCAGCCGCATCCGGGCCGTGTGGGACGCCGACATCACCATCCGGGACCTGTTCCAGTACCCGACGGTCGCCCTGCTCGCCGAGCGGCTCACCGCGGCGTCCGGCGACACGCGGCGGCCGGCGCTCACGCCGCAGGACCGGCCGGAGCGGGTGCCGTTGTCCTCGGCCCAGCAACGGCTCTGGTTCCTCGACCAGTTGGAGGGCCCGTCGGCGACGTACAACATCCCGATGGCCCTGCGGCTGACCGGCTCGCTGGACGCCGAGGCCCTGCGCCAGGCCCTCGGCGACCTGGTCGCCCGCCACGAGAGCCTGCGCACGCTCTACCCCGTCCACGAGAACAAGCCGTACCAGCACATCCTGCCGGGCGGTCCGGTGGAGCTGTCGTGCGTCGCCGCCGCCGAGGAGGACCTGGCCGGCCTGCTCGGCGCGGAGGCCTCCCGCACCTTCAACCTCGCCGGTGAACTCCCCTTCCGGGCCCGCCTGTTCAAGCTGGGCGGGCAGGCGCACGTGCTGTCGCTGGTGATCCACCACATCGCGTCCGACGGCTGGTCGAACGCACCACTCTTCCGCGACCTGGCCGCCGCCTACGAGGCCCGCACCGGGGGACAGGCCCCGGAGTGGGAGCCGCTGCCCGTCCAGTACGCCGACTACGCGCTGTGGCAGCAGAAGGTCATGGAGGAGGAAGAGGAGCGCCAACTGGAGCACTGGCGCCGCGCGTTGGCCGAGCTGCCGGAGGAGGCCACGCTCCCCGCGGACCGGGCCCGTCCGGCGAGCCCCTCCAACCGGGGGACCACGCACACCGTGCACGGCGACGCCGGACTCCACCAGAAGCTGACCGCGCTGGCCCAGGACACCGGCGCGACCGTGTTCATGGTCGCCCAGGCCGCCGTGGCCACCCTGCTGTCCCGCTCCGGGGCCGGCCAGGACATCCCGCTCGGCTCGCCCGTCGCGGGCCGCACCGACCAGAAGCTCGACGACCTCGTCGGCTTCTTCGTCAACACCCTGGTCCTGCGCACCGACCTGAGCGGCAACCCGGGCTTCCGGGAGCTGCTGACCCGCGTCCGGGAGAGCGACCTCGCCGCCTGGGCGCACCAGGACCTGCCCTTCGACCGGCTCGTCGAGATCCTCAACCCCGAGCGGACCACGGCCCGCCACCCCCTCTTCCAGGTCATGCTCACCGTCGGCGACACCTCCACCGAGGCGCCCCGACTGGGCGATCTGGAGGGCGAGTTCGCCTTCCCGTCGGCCTCCGTGGCGAAGTTCGACCTGACCTTCGCGTTCGCCGAGCACCGGGGTGCGGACGGCGAGCCCGGCGGACTGGACATCACCGTCGAGTACGCCACCGACCTGTACGACGCGAGGACGATCGAGGCCGCCGCCGACCGTCTCGTACGACTGCTCCAGGCGGCCGTGACGGACCCCGAACTGCCCCTCTCCGAGCTCGGCCTGCTGTCCGAGGGCGAGCGGGAGCGGGTGCTGGACTGGAGCGGTGTGCCGACGCGGGCGCCGGTCCTCGGGCTCGACGGGCTCTTCGCCGGGCAGGCGGCCCGCACCCCGGACTCCCTGGCGCTGGTCTTCGAGGAGCAGCGGCTGACGTACGCCGAACTCGACGTGTGGTCCAACCGGCTGGCCCGGCACCTGACCACCCGCGGAGTCACCCCGGGCAGCCTCGTCGCCCTGCACCTGGAGCGCTCGCCGCATCTGATCGCCACGATCCTCGCGGTACTGAAGGCGGGCGCCGGATACACCGTGCTGGACCCGCAGTTCCCCGCCGACCGGCTCACCACCGTGCTGGGGCAGACGCGGCCGTCCGCCCTGGTCACCCAGACCCATCTGACCGCGCTGCCGACCGCGGCGCCCCTGGTCGACCTGACCGTGGACGCGGCCGTGATCAGCGCCCTGTCCGGGACGCCCGTGGAGACCGGCGGGCACCCGGAGGCCACCGCGTGCGTCATGTTCACCTCGGGCTCGACCGGGGTGCCTAAGGGCGTGGCGGCCTCGCACCGGGCCCTCGCGGCCACCTTCATCGGGCCGGACTACCTCCACTTCGGTCCTGAGCAGACGTATCTGCAGAGCTCGCCGGTGTCCTGGGACGCGTTCGCGCTGGAGGTGTTCGGGCCGCTGCTGCACGGCGGTGTCTGCGTACTGCAGCCCGGCCAGCCCACCGACCCGCACCAGATCGCGGAGCTGGTGGAGCGGCACGGCGTCACCACCCTGCAGATGTCGGCGAGCCTGTTCAACCACATGCTCGACGAGCACCCGGCCGTGTTCTCCCGGGTCCGGGAGGCCATGACGGCCGGTGAGGCGGCCTCGCCCGCGCACACCGCCAAGGCCCTGGCCGACCATCCCCACCTGCACCTCGTCAACGGCTACGGCCCGGCGGAGAGCATGGGCTTCACCACCGCCCACACCATCACCGCGTCCGCGCCCGCCATCCCCATCGGCCGGCCCATCGCGGGCAAGCACTCCTACGTCCTCGACGAGAACCTGCGGCTGCTGCCGCCGGGCGTGCCCGGGGAGCTGTACGTCGCCGGGCACGGGCTCGCGCACGGCTACATCGGGCAGCCGGTGCTGAGCGCCGAGCGGTTCGTCGCGAACCCGTACGGGGCGCCCGGCTCGCGGATGTACCGCACCGGGGACCTGGCCCGCTGGAGCCAGGAGGGGGCGCTGGAGTACCTGGGCCGCGCCGACCAGCAGATCAAGCTGCGCGGGTTCCGCATCGAGCCCGGCGAGATCGAGTCGGCGCTGCTGAGGCACCCGTCGGTCGCGCAGTGCGCGGTGATGATCCGCGAGGACCGGCCGGGCGACAAGCGGCTGGTGGCGTACGTGGTGGCCGCCGAAGCCCCGGTGGACCTCTCCGAGCTGCGCCGGCACGCGGCCGCCGCGCTGCCCGAGTACATGGTGCCCGCCGCGATCGTCGCCCTGGACTCCCTGCCGCTCACCGTGAACGGCAAGCTGGACCGGCGCGCCCTGCCCGAGCCGCCGCGGGCCGAGGCCACCGGGGGGCGCTCCCCGCGGACCCCCGCCGAGGAGATCCTGTGCGGCCTGTACGCGGCCGTGCTCGGGGTGCCGTCCGTCACCATCGACGACCACTTCTTCCACCTCGGCGGACACTCCCTGCTCGCCACCCGGCTCATCGGCCGGATCCGGGCGGTCTGGGACACCCCGGTCACCATCCGGGACCTGTTCCAGTACCCGACCCCGGCCCTGCTGGCCGAGCACATCGCCGAGAACGCCGGCGGGAACCCGCTGGAGACACTGCTGCCGATCCGGGCCGCCTCCGGCGAACCGCCGCTGTTCTGCGTGCACCCGGTCTCCGGGATGAGCTGGTGCTATGCCGGACTGCTGCGGCACCTCGACGAACGGCCGCTGATCGGCCTGCAGGCAAGGGAGTTGACCGATCCGGCACTGCGGCCGGGCAGCATGGCGGAGATGGCCGACACCTACGTGGCCGAGATCCGCTCCGTCCAGCCGCACGGGCCGTACCACCTGATGGGCTGGTCCTTCGGCGGACTGGTGGCACACGCGATCGCCGCCCGCCTGGAGGAGCTCGGCGAGGAGGTGGCCCTGCTCGGCCTGCTGGACGCCTATCCGCTGCCCGAGGGCTTCACCGCCCCCGTCGTGGACGGGCGCGAGGTGCTCACCGCCTTCCTCGGCACCCGTGGCGCCCGACTCGACGCGGCCTGCGCCGACTCGGCGCCCGATCCCGCCGAACTCGCCGAGCTGCTGCGGCGCGAGGACCCGATCCTCGGAGCCCTGGACCCGGTGCAGGCCGCCGCGGTCGTCGAGGCGACGGCGGCGCACCTGGAGATGCGGTACCGGTACGTGCCCGAGCGGCGGTTCGGCGGCAACGCGGTGTTCTTCAACGCCTCGCGGACGCCGGCCGCGCAGAGCGGCGCCGGCTCCTGGGCACCGTACGTTCTCGGCCGGATCGAGGAGTACGACGTGGACTGCGAGCACTGGGAGATGACCGGCGCCGAACCGCTGCGGGAGATCGGCAAGGTGCTGGGCGAGCAGTTGCGCGGAGTGCGCCAGTAG